TTTGCACGCGGCCTCCATCGCCGCGAAGACGTCTGCCACTTGAAATGCAATCGAGTTGATTGCTGCCCGCGCCAGATGCGCAGCTTTGTGAAAACGCCCTAGATTGGCAATCAGGCCGCGCGCCTCGCTGTCCCACCACGGCGCTCCCAGTCCTACCATCGCAGGAACCAGCACGATACCTGCGCTGTCATCGACGGTCTCGGCCAACGCAGCCACATCGCGCGCAGGATCGGCAAGCCCGAGAAATTCGCCCACCCACTGCACAGCTGATCCGGTCATCGGGATGTTGCCTTCAAGCGCATACTGCACCTCGCCGTTTGCGGACCATGCAATCGTGCGCGCCAAAACATCGGTGCCGACGCGCCCCTCGGTGAGCATCATTAAAGATGATCCCGTGCCGTACGTTGCCTTGATACTGCCGGCATCGAAGCGTCCATGACCGGCCAGTGCGGCGTGTGAATCTCCAATAAGGGAGACAATCGGCACGCCAGCCAATTCAGGAATAGTCGTACACGTTCCTGCACACCCGCTCGACTCGCAGATGCGGGGCAGTGCCCGCTTCGGAATGTCGAAGATGCGCAGAAGCTCGTCATCCCATGTAACTGTTGCGAGATGGACGAGCCCTGTGCGCGAAGCATTCGATGCGTCGGTCACATGTTCTTTGCCGCCGGTGAGATTCCACATCAGCCAGCTATCGACTGTGCCCAGGCAGATATCGCCGGATTCGGCGGCCTCACGCATGCGCGGCTGATGTTCCAGCATCCACGCCCACTTGCCCGCAGTCAACAGCGTCCCGAGCGGCAATCCCGAGCGCTCGCGAATCGTTTCGGCATAAGGAGCAACGCGTTCGCA
This is a stretch of genomic DNA from Edaphobacter acidisoli. It encodes these proteins:
- a CDS encoding FGGY family carbohydrate kinase yields the protein MAGLLLALDQGTTNTKALLVGRNGEPVFRKSTSVELLQPRPGLLEQDPLALWESVREVATACAEWARAQHATIDGIALSNQRETALAWWRDGKPAVNAVSWQCQRSISVCERVAPYAETIRERSGLPLGTLLTAGKWAWMLEHQPRMREAAESGDICLGTVDSWLMWNLTGGKEHVTDASNASRTGLVHLATVTWDDELLRIFDIPKRALPRICESSGCAGTCTTIPELAGVPIVSLIGDSHAALAGHGRFDAGSIKATYGTGSSLMMLTEGRVGTDVLARTIAWSANGEVQYALEGNIPMTGSAVQWVGEFLGLADPARDVAALAETVDDSAGIVLVPAMVGLGAPWWDSEARGLIANLGRFHKAAHLARAAINSIAFQVADVFAAMEAACKINLPGLATDGGATRNKMLMQLQSDLLQRPVHRSACEDLSALGTAFLGGLALGWWESFSDLAALPRESQTFSPTMPATRRDEMYSAWIDAVSRARLRTDAKRRQI